In Desulfosediminicola ganghwensis, a single window of DNA contains:
- the alr gene encoding alanine racemase produces the protein MNPTPSSSNIVTIDTAALTYNYRIVSSSLPSGVELLAMVKGDGYGHGMVESARAFAKAGCHLFGVAEACEGVWLRQAGVEGEIFVMVGFQPDAVEYFFTSNLTPVVFSADAVELLSKTAVRLGREITLHLKIDTGMSRLGVMPGEVATFAELIENLPGIRLGGLLSHFPEADNVDSPNTINAFRVYSEACRSIETQFSGIRHIANSGAVLNFPETLCDMGRAGIALYGYSPSGQWQHGKVGDTYLKPAMSFTTRIAKVKEVATGVGISYGHSYVTTRPTRLAVLPVGYEDGYSRLLSNRGEILVHGKRVPILGRVCMNLCMVDITDIEGVQAGDEAVLLGEQGDEKITADDIAAWAETISYEVLCMLGNNNQRKFI, from the coding sequence ATGAATCCCACTCCGAGTTCCTCCAATATTGTCACAATCGATACGGCAGCGCTCACTTATAATTATCGAATTGTTTCCTCCTCACTGCCCTCGGGGGTAGAACTTCTTGCCATGGTGAAAGGCGACGGCTACGGCCATGGCATGGTCGAGTCTGCCAGGGCGTTTGCCAAAGCCGGTTGCCACCTTTTTGGTGTGGCCGAAGCTTGCGAGGGAGTCTGGCTACGACAAGCCGGGGTTGAGGGCGAAATATTCGTAATGGTCGGTTTTCAGCCCGATGCTGTCGAATATTTTTTCACCTCAAATCTCACACCGGTCGTCTTTTCAGCCGATGCGGTTGAGCTGCTTTCAAAGACAGCAGTTCGCCTGGGGCGGGAAATAACTCTACATCTGAAGATCGACACAGGAATGAGCAGGCTGGGTGTGATGCCCGGTGAGGTAGCCACTTTTGCCGAACTGATCGAAAATCTGCCCGGAATACGACTCGGTGGTCTCTTGAGCCATTTTCCGGAGGCGGATAACGTTGACTCGCCGAATACCATCAACGCTTTTCGTGTATATTCAGAAGCATGCCGCAGCATAGAAACACAATTTTCTGGTATCCGGCATATTGCTAATTCCGGTGCAGTGCTTAATTTTCCCGAGACCTTGTGCGACATGGGGCGGGCAGGTATAGCTCTATACGGTTATTCGCCCAGTGGACAATGGCAACACGGCAAGGTGGGAGATACATATCTCAAGCCTGCCATGAGTTTTACCACCAGGATAGCCAAGGTCAAGGAAGTCGCTACGGGGGTGGGCATCAGCTATGGCCACAGCTATGTAACGACCCGGCCAACCCGGCTGGCGGTATTGCCGGTGGGGTATGAAGATGGGTACTCGCGCCTGCTTTCCAATCGTGGAGAAATATTGGTTCACGGTAAGCGTGTGCCGATACTCGGCAGGGTTTGCATGAATCTGTGCATGGTTGATATTACAGACATAGAAGGTGTGCAGGCTGGCGACGAGGCTGTGCTCCTGGGTGAGCAGGGTGACGAGAAGATCACCGCAGATGATATTGCTGCCTGGGCGGAGACAATCAGTTATGAGGTTCTCTGTATGCTCGGCAACAATAACCAGAGAAAATTTATTTGA
- a CDS encoding ATP-binding protein, with amino-acid sequence MFEVVVDKDKCTGDEECVSACPAQVFEMADGKAEVVEPDECLGCETCVEVCPEGAITVTEM; translated from the coding sequence ATGTTTGAAGTAGTTGTAGATAAAGATAAGTGTACTGGCGATGAGGAATGTGTATCAGCATGTCCTGCACAGGTATTTGAGATGGCTGACGGCAAAGCAGAAGTAGTTGAGCCGGATGAGTGTCTTGGTTGTGAGACCTGTGTTGAGGTTTGCCCTGAGGGTGCTATCACTGTTACTGAGATGTAA
- the argS gene encoding arginine--tRNA ligase, protein MIRARVKEVVDRCFQQGVENGNWSDAGAGKYAVELPKRKGQGDFATNIALVLAGVEKRNPREIAQQVADMLAAETALIAKVDIAGPGFVNVFIQPDVWRVIIPTIVDNGTQFGLSAVGDKRKVMVEFVSANPTGPLSIGHGRQAVLGDSIARLLEATGHDVYREYYFNDAGRQMRVLGESTRARYLEKLGLPNEFPEDGYQGEYIMDISQELIDEQGDSLKDEPDVTPFKEKAKDVIFKDIAGTLERMGINFDNYFNEQSLYDDGHIDDVVAKLREKGLVYEKDDATWFKTTEFGQEQDRVIIKNTGEPTYRLPDIAYHREKYKRGFDWMVDIFGSDHIATIPDVLAGMQALGYDESKVTVVLHQFVTLTREGKQVKMSTRKANFVTVDELIDMVGVDVVRFFFMMRKADSQLEFDLDLATKESQENPVYYVQYGHARMCSILEQAAGKGVEKVGFDQIDPSLLKEEEEMQLLKTMSQLPAVIEGAALDLAPHKVIFYLLDLAAQFHSYYNKHKVITEDVQLSQARLCLIEALRQVFSNALAIVGLTAPERM, encoded by the coding sequence ATGATCAGAGCACGAGTAAAAGAGGTAGTTGACAGGTGTTTCCAGCAAGGTGTTGAAAATGGCAACTGGTCTGACGCCGGGGCTGGTAAATATGCGGTTGAACTGCCCAAGCGCAAGGGCCAGGGCGACTTTGCCACCAATATCGCTTTAGTTCTCGCAGGTGTTGAGAAACGCAACCCACGTGAGATAGCACAACAGGTAGCAGATATGCTGGCGGCAGAGACCGCGCTTATCGCCAAGGTCGATATCGCAGGTCCAGGGTTTGTCAATGTGTTCATTCAGCCGGACGTATGGCGCGTTATTATCCCCACCATCGTTGATAACGGAACACAGTTCGGCTTGAGCGCAGTAGGCGATAAGCGTAAGGTTATGGTCGAGTTCGTAAGCGCCAATCCTACCGGGCCGCTCAGCATTGGTCACGGTCGTCAGGCTGTACTCGGTGACTCTATCGCTCGTTTGCTCGAGGCCACCGGTCATGATGTCTATCGCGAGTACTATTTCAATGATGCCGGTCGCCAGATGCGGGTTCTCGGTGAGTCCACCAGGGCCAGGTACCTGGAAAAACTTGGTTTGCCGAATGAGTTTCCTGAAGATGGTTATCAGGGCGAGTACATCATGGATATCAGCCAGGAGCTTATCGACGAGCAGGGCGATAGCTTGAAAGATGAGCCGGATGTGACTCCGTTCAAAGAGAAGGCCAAGGATGTTATCTTCAAGGATATCGCCGGCACCCTGGAGCGCATGGGCATTAACTTCGACAACTATTTCAACGAGCAGTCTCTCTATGATGACGGGCATATCGATGATGTAGTGGCAAAACTGCGAGAGAAGGGGCTGGTCTACGAGAAAGACGATGCTACCTGGTTCAAAACCACTGAGTTTGGTCAGGAACAGGATCGGGTAATCATCAAGAATACCGGCGAGCCAACCTACAGACTGCCGGATATCGCCTATCACCGCGAGAAATACAAGCGCGGTTTCGACTGGATGGTAGACATCTTCGGTTCAGACCATATCGCTACTATCCCCGATGTTCTGGCGGGTATGCAGGCGCTTGGTTATGATGAGTCCAAGGTGACTGTTGTTTTGCACCAGTTTGTGACCTTGACCCGTGAAGGCAAGCAGGTAAAAATGTCTACCCGCAAGGCGAACTTTGTCACGGTTGACGAACTGATCGATATGGTCGGTGTCGATGTTGTCCGCTTCTTCTTCATGATGCGCAAGGCGGACAGTCAGCTCGAGTTTGACCTCGACCTCGCCACCAAGGAGAGCCAGGAAAATCCGGTGTACTATGTCCAGTACGGTCACGCCAGGATGTGTTCCATACTCGAGCAGGCTGCCGGTAAAGGTGTAGAAAAAGTAGGCTTTGATCAAATCGACCCTTCTCTTTTGAAAGAAGAAGAGGAGATGCAGCTCCTGAAGACCATGTCGCAGCTGCCGGCGGTCATTGAAGGTGCAGCTCTTGACCTGGCCCCGCATAAAGTGATTTTCTACCTGCTCGACCTTGCTGCACAGTTCCATAGCTACTACAACAAACACAAAGTTATTACAGAAGATGTTCAGTTGAGTCAGGCTCGATTGTGTCTGATTGAGGCCTTGCGCCAGGTGTTCAGTAACGCACTTGCCATTGTCGGGCTGACCGCTCCTGAACGTATGTAA